Below is a genomic region from Pedobacter cryoconitis.
CGGCAAGTAAAGAACCCACATATTGACCAGCCATCTTACCGATCTGATAATTATCCGCACCAACATAGGCGGTATAGGAGGATGAAGATATTTTACGGTCAATGATAATCACCGGAATACCTTTATTATAGGTCTGTTCTACAATAGGTGTAAGAGGGTTGGCTTCATTCGGAGAGATAATGAGGATGTCGATTCCTTTGTCAAGCATTTCTTTAACCTGTGAAATTTGCCTTTCACTGCTATTGTTCGCATCCCTGTAAATTAATTTAGCATCGGGATGAAGTGAAAGCTCCATTTTCATTTCTTCCAGCATGGTTCTTCGCCATAGATCAGAGCCTACACATTGAGAAAATGCGATGACATATTGAGCATCTTTCTTTTTCTGTTTTCCACAAGATAAAAGGAGGGTACTGAGTAATACTAAAATAAATATTCTGGTAAGCAAGAGATGTTTTTGAACCATAGTTATCAGTTGATATGAACTGGATTTACCTGAGCAAAATTTATTTGGTTAGATCCTGCTTTTAACAATTTCTATTAAAGATAGAAAAAATAGAAGTGCTGTAGAAGATAAGTGGCGGTGACACAGGAGAACAATTAGAGGGTGATGTATCAAAAGTATAAAATCAATGTTTCAAAAACATAAGTATGAATTTTATTTAACACTAATGAGTTGTTAAATATTTGAATATCAGCATTTTGATTGTTGTTGATAATTTGTATGTTTTTGAAACAAATTTGATGTTAATGACCTGTGGTTTTAGGCAACTTACACTCCACAACCAATAATAAACTCTTTATGAAAAAACATTCCGTCCTGGCTTGGTCCATGGTCGTAGCCCTTGGTGGCTTTCTGTTCGGATTTGATACTGCTGTGATTTCTGGTGCAGAGAAATCAATTCAGCAATTCTGGAATCTTTCTGCTTTTGCCCACGGTCTTACTATCTCTATTGCACTTATAGGAACTGTTATTGGTTCTCTGATTGGTTCGAAACCTTCAGATCATTTTGGGAGAAAAAATACTTTATACTTTGTTGCGGCAGCTTATCTGCTTTCTTCGCTGGGAACTGCCTTAGCAGATAACTGGCATGTGTTTTTGGCATTTAGGTTTCTGGGAGGATTGGGAGTAGGGATCTCTTCAGTTACTGCACCCATATATATATCGGAAGTTTCTCCCGCAGACCGCAGAGGCAGACTGGTAGGCTTGTTCCAGTTCAATGTCGTACTTGGAATCCTGATCTCTTATCTTTCAAACTATCTTTTAAGCCAGGGAGGAGAAGCATCGTGGAGATGGATGCTTGGTGTGCAGGCGTTCCCTTCAATTGTATTTTTGGTGTTGATTTATTTTATTCCGGAAAGTCCCCGCTGGTTAATCCTTAAAAGAGGGGCTACAGAAAGGGCGCTGGAGATTCTCAGGATTATCAACCCGCTGAACTGTAAGGAAGAGCTCGCTTCAATCCAGAAATCCGGTTTAGACATGCAGCAAAATAAATCATCAGATGGGCTTTTTTCCGGTAAGTATAATAAACCAGTTATCCTCGCCGTATTGTTTGCCTTTTTCAACCAGGTTTCGGGCATTAATGCCATTATTTACTATGCGCCAAGAATATTTGAAATGGCCGGTCTGGGTGCGCATTCTTCGCTTCTTTCCACGGTAGGTATTGGTATGGTCAATTT
It encodes:
- a CDS encoding sugar porter family MFS transporter; this translates as MKKHSVLAWSMVVALGGFLFGFDTAVISGAEKSIQQFWNLSAFAHGLTISIALIGTVIGSLIGSKPSDHFGRKNTLYFVAAAYLLSSLGTALADNWHVFLAFRFLGGLGVGISSVTAPIYISEVSPADRRGRLVGLFQFNVVLGILISYLSNYLLSQGGEASWRWMLGVQAFPSIVFLVLIYFIPESPRWLILKRGATERALEILRIINPLNCKEELASIQKSGLDMQQNKSSDGLFSGKYNKPVILAVLFAFFNQVSGINAIIYYAPRIFEMAGLGAHSSLLSTVGIGMVNFIFTLLAINIIDKVGRKTLMFIGSVGLIVSLALIAFTFLGTKSSGFQIPVYVMLFIAFFAFSQGAVIWVFISEIFPNQVRAKGQTLGSSTHWVMAALIAFCFPYLAESFGGANIFFFFCAMMVLQLIFVWRMMPETKGQSLEQIETGIVMH